The genomic window CGCACCTCGACGCGCAGATCCGCCGCGTGCTCGATGCCCTCGACACCAGCGGTCACGCGCGCAACACCATCATCGTCTTTGCCGCCGACAACGGACTTGCGCTCGGAAGCCACGGGCTGCTCGGCAAGCAGAGCGTGTTCGAGCACAGCACGCGCGTGCCGCTCGTCATCGCGGGCCCTGGCGTGCCGGCCGGCCGGAGCAGCGAGGCGCTGTCGTATCTGTACGACCTGTTCCCCACGCTGGCCGAAGCGGCTGGCATCGCGACACCGGACGGGCTCGACGGCACCTCGCTCCTGCCCGTGGTGCAGCAGCGTCAGGAACGCGTGCGCGATTCGCTCTTCACCGTGTACACGAAGACGCAGCGCGCGGTGCAGGACGGCAGATGGAAGCTCGTCGCCTACCCTGTGCCAGGCTATCTGCAGCTCTTCGATCTGCGGACCGATCCGTTCGAGATGACCAACCTGATCGATCGGCCGGACAGCGCGGCGCACGTCGCACGCCTGCAGACGCTGATGCGCGAGTGGCAGTCGCGTCAGGGCGACACCGTGCCGGTGCCGGCGACGAGCACGCCTCCGCCGCCGATCGATCTCACCGGAACACCTCGCAAACCCGACCAGTGGCAGCCTGACTGGATCGTGAAAAAGTACTTCGACAAGTGACGGGACGCCTTGTGACCACCATTGGACTGCGAACCTCGATCCTGCTGTTCGTCGCCGCGTGTCTTGCGGTACCGGCCGGCGCACAACCGACATACGACATGCTGCTCGAGGGCGGCCATGTCATCGACGCGCGCAACGGCATCGATGGCGTGATGGACGTGGCGATCGCCGACGGCCGGATCGCCGCCGTGCGGCAGGGCATCGATCCGGCGAGCGCGAAACAGGTCGTCGACGTGTCCGGCCTGTACGTCACGCCGGGGCTCATCGACATCCACGTCCACGTCTTCGCCACGACGGGCGTGCGCGGCGCATGGGCAGGCGACAACAGCGTGCTGCCCGACGGCTTCAGCTTCCGCACCGGCGTCACGACGATGGTGGATGCGGGCAGCTCTGGGTGGCGCAACTTCGAGGACTTCAGGCGCACGGTGATCGACCGCGCGCGGACGCGCGTGCTCGCGATGCTCAACATTGCGGGCCTCGGCATGTTGACCGACATCCCGGAGCAGAACGTCCTCGACATGGACGCCGCCGCCACGGCCGACATGGCCGGACGTCACCGCGACGTCGTCGTCGGCATCAAGTCGGCGCACTACATGGGGCCGGAATGGGTGTCGGTCGATCGCGCCGTCGAAGCCGGCACGAAGGCCGGCGTGCCGGTGATGGTGGACTTCGGCTACTTTCGCGAGGAACGCCCGTATCACCAACTGGTCACCTCGCGCCTGCGCCCCGGCGACATCAGCACGCACATGTTCCGCGGACCCGTGCCGTACATGGGCGCAGATGGCCACGTGCTGCCGTACCTGAAGCAGGCTCGCGCACGCGGCGTGCTGTTCGACGTCGGGCACGGCGGGGGCAGCTTCGTGTTCCGCACCATGGTGCCCGCGGTGAAGGATGGCTTCTATCCCGACACGATCTCCACGGACCTGCACACGGGCAGCATGAACGGCGCCATGATGGACATGCTGACGACGATGTCCAAGTTCCTGGTGGCGGGTATGCCGCTGCAGGCGGTGGTGAAGGCATCGACAGACGCGCCCGCGCGGGCGATCAAGCGACTCGAGCTCGGACACCTGACCGTTGGCGCCGAGGCAGACGTCGCGGTGCTGCGCGTGGTGGAAGGACGCTTCGGTTACGCCGACGCCGCGCGCGGCACGATCCACGGCAACCAGCGTCTTGCGTGCGAACTCACGCTGCGCGCAGGTCGCGTCGTGTGGGACTACAACGCCCGCACCGGCACCGCCTACGAACGCCTGCCGCCCACCTACGGCGTCAGGCCCGTCGACAAGGTGATCGTCCCGCACTGAGAGGCGACGGAGAGCGCGCGAGCACATCCCCCCGGATGGCCTGGGCCTTCAGGATCCACCGACCATCGCGTCGAGACGGTTGGTGGCGGCCATGATGTCGCGCTTCAGGCGGCGCACCATGTCGCTGATGATGTCCTTGCCGCGGATGGCTGCCTCGTCGACCATCGCCTTCAGCTCCCAGAGCGGCGTGGCCTTCAGTTCCGCGAGATCGGCGGCGAGCAGGTCGAGCTGCTCCTCCACCTGCGCCACGCGGCGCGAGAGGCGCAGGCGCATGGCCTCGGGATCGGTGCCGCGAACCGACTCCGGACTGCGCTCCCACTGATCGAGGATCGCGCGCAACTGCGCCTCGTCGCCGAGCGCATACGCACGGTTGGCTTCGACCATCAACGCATGACGACGACCGCGCGCGTCTTCGTCGTGCGCGAGATCGGGATGGATGGTCTTGGCCACGTCGCGGAACAGCTTGCGGACCGCGTCCGTCGTGAAGCGCGGCTGCGGGTCTGGCGACGGTGGTGGGGCGGATGACGGCTCTGCGATGTCCTGTTCGTCAAGCTTCTTCGACAGTTCGCCGATCTCTGCTTCCGCGATGGCAAGTTCGAGACGGTCCAGTTCGTCGTGCAGGAGACCGACTTCCTGCCTGTAGCGGATGCGGAACGTTTCGAGTCCCGAGCGCACCGCCGCCAGTTCGGCGACACGCGCGTCGAGCTCGGTATCGAGCGTTGTCACACGGGCGTGAAGCGCGTCGAGGTCATCGTCCCGGTGCGCCTGTCGCACGAGCGTACTCACGGCTGCGATCATAGCGAAGAGCGGGCCCCGGGCCTTCGGGCACCGCCCCGGACGAACGGGCTGACGCCCCTTCGCGCCACCACCGATCGGACGATGGCGGGTCGTCCCCGTGAGACACTCTGGAACCCTGATGCGCGAGTCACACGCCGACATGACAGCGATGGTGGACACGTATCAGCGCCGCGCGCGCTGGTGGCATCGTCTGCTCCGTCCGCCGCTGCCGCTCGTGCCCAACCCGCATGAACGTGGATTGCCTGTCGACGCCGCCGCGCGGTGCCTGATGCTCGGCGGAGCGGGTCAGACGGCAGCGCGCAATTTCGTGAACGTCGACATCGCACCCGTGACGGGCGTCGACGTGGTGGCCGACGGCGCACGCCTTCCGTTCGCTGATGCGACCTTCGACATGATCGAGAGCGACGCGGTGCTGGAGCACGTGCCGGATCCGGCTGTCGTCATCGGCGAACTGCGGCGCGTGCTGCGGCCAGGCGGGTTGATTCACGTCGTGGTGCCGTTCAACCACCCGTTCCACGCGTATCCGAACGATTACCATCGCTGGACGCTCGTGGCGCTGCAGCAGGATCTCGCCCCGCTCGAGATCCTCGACGCCGGCGTCAGGACCGGGCCCGCCGCCACCTGGCTGCTCTACACGCTCACGTTCATCAAGGTGATCGTGCCGGGCACGCCCGGCAAGGCGCTCGGTGCGATCGCAGGGTGGATCCTCTGGCCGATCCGTTACGTGGACCTGTTCCTCTACGGCACCAACCGCGCCCACATCCTCGCCAACAGCATCTACGTTCTCGCCCGCAAGCCGATATGACGGTCGGGCAGTCCGATCTGTCCGGCCGCCGCACATAATCTTGCTGTGCAACGCCTGCTCCATCGTCTTGGCGGGTTGGTGAAGGTCCAGTGGGCGCGCCTGCGCGGGCGGCCGGTGACCGATGAATACGAGACCCGCGCGCCGTCGCCGCAACACGCGCTGGACTTGTATGCCGGCGAATGGGCGTCGTATCTGCCCGCACCGCACGACAGCTACGTTGCCGGACACACGCCGCTGTTCCACGACGCGCGACTCGAATGGGCGATCGCGCGCATGGGCGGCGTCGAAGGCGCGAACGTCCTCGAACTCGGCCCGCTCGAAGGCGGTCACACGTGGCTGCTCGAACAGCGAGGGGCCGCACGCATCACCGCGATCGAGGCCAACCGCCGCGCGTTCCTGAAGTGCCTCGTCATGAAGGAGGTCGTGGGTACTGCGCGCGCGCACTTCCTGCTCGGCGACTTCATGGCCTACCTGCGCGAATCGCCGGACGCGCACTTCGACGTCGGCGTCGCCAGCGGCGTGCTGTATCACATGGCGGAGCCCGTGGAACTGCTGGCGCGACTCGCAAGGACGTGCGACACGCTGTTCATCTGGACGCACTACTTCGACGCCGCGCACGTGAGCCTTCAGTCGGCCCTTGCCGCACGCTTTCGTGCGCCAGAGTCACGCACGTACGACGGCTTCGTCCATACGGTGCACCCGCACTGGTATCAGGCCGCGCGGTTCACTCCGGGCTTCTGCGGCAGCGGTGAGACGCACACGCGCTGGATGACACGCGACGACATCGTCGATGCCCTGCGCCACTTCGGCCACCCGTACGTCGACATCGGTCTCGAGGAGCCGGGCCATCAGTACGGTCCGGCGATGGGCATCGTCTCGTCGCGCACGCCGCTCGCCGGCTGACGCGCGTCAGCGTCAGTCAGGCACGCGATCGTAGTAGCCGTCTCCGGCGTACACGCGCGTGACGCGCCCGTTCTCCTCGACGAACCGCACCACTTCACCGATGGCGCTGCCGCCCGTCCGCGCGTCGTACCTGAAACGACCGCCACCGATCGGGACGAGACTCGCCGGACCATCGAGCGTCGGTGCGTTGGGGCTGATGACCACAAGCCGATCGTTGAGCAGCACCACGTGGACATCGCCGAACCTGCCGCGATACAGGCCGGCGAAGCGCGCCCACGTCGCGTCCCACGGCACGACAGTGGACGCCGGCGCGGACCGTCGTCCGGCGGCTTCGCCGACGGTGTTCATCAACTGGCGCGCGATCGCGGACGGGTCGCTGTCTCCGGCGTTGGTGAGCACGATGACGCCGACGCGCGTGGCGGGGTGAATGAGCGTGTGCGTGGTGTAGCCGGGGTATGAGCCACCGTGGCCGACGTACGTCTTGTCGCCAACGCGCGTCACGGCGAACCCGATCGCGTTACCCGCCGCCCACGTTTCTTCCACGGAGCGCACGCGGTGCATCTCGCGCAACGACCCGCCGGAGAGGATACGGTTGCCGCCGCGCGCCCCGTGCCTGAACTGCGCCGAGACGAAGCGCGCCATGTCGTTGACGTTCGACGTGATGCCCGTCGCGGCCGCCATCCCTCGCGCGTCGATGAACGGCATCGTCTCGCGCGAGCCGTCGGGCATGCGACGCCCGTAGCCCGTGGCCATGCCGGGCACGTCCTTGTCCACGCTGGACGATGACATGCCGAGTGGCGTGAAGATGTGATCGCGCACGTAGTCCGCCCACGACTGCCCACTCCGCGCTTCGACCACCTGCCCGGCGACCGAGTACGCGAGGTTGGAGTACTTCCAGCGCACCTGCGGCGCGTAGGCGGCATGGCGATCGGCCATGAGCGCGCGCAGCTCGTCGCCCGTCGGGAAGTTCCACGACACCCAGTGATCGCCGGCTTCACGCTGGAGTCCCGAGCTGTGCGTGAGCAGCGTCTCGATCGTCACCGGCCCATCGTCGTCGCCGGCTGGCGCCATGCGGAACCACGGCAGGTGCTGCGAGACGGGATCGTCGAGCCTGACCTTGCCGTCTTCGCGCAGCTGCATGATCGCGGTGGCCGTGAACAGCTTCGAGTGCGACGCCATGCGGAAGGTGACGTCCCGCGTCATGGGACGCTTGGTGGCGAGGTCGGCGTAACCGAAGGCCTTCGACCAGATCAGCTCGTCGCCCGCCACCACGCCGACGACCACGCCCGGCAGTCCGCGATACGCGATCTGGCCGTCGAGCCAGGCCGAGAACAGCCGCCCGGCCGCGAGGACATCCGCGTCATCGGCGATCGCACCCGTGCGAACAGACGGCTGCGCGAACAGCAGCATGGGAGTCAGGACCACCATCGCGCAGGCAACGACCCACTGCTTCACGGCACACTCCTTGGTCGAGAGACAGCGCATGGTCGCACATGTCCGCGCCAGGGGTTGAAACCCCTGGCCTCCATTTTTTTCGGGAGTGGAGCGAACGGGTTTCAACCCGTTGGTCAGGGGCGGATCCTGAGCGTCAGGGTGCGGATCGTCTGCGTGAGGCCGGACTCCTGGATCTTCAGGAGGTCATCGATCCAGGAACGCTCGTCGGGGATGGCCGCCCAATCGCGCTCGGCGGCGGCGCGTTCCTGCATCAGACGGATTGGGAGCGTGGGGTCGACTGTCGCGTCGCGCACCTCGGCCTTCGCGAGCGTCGACAGCTGCCGTTCGAGTTGATGCGGATCGATCATCGACACGGGCGTGCGGCAGTGGCCGCACGCGAGCGCGCCGGACAGGGAGATCGGCGCACCGCAGTTGACGCAGTTCACCTGTCGCACGCGCGCGCGGACGTCTTCGACCTCCGCGTGCGTGAGCTCGCGTACGAGGTGCTTCTCCCGCAGGAAGTGGTACGCGGTGATGAACCGGCCATGACCAGACGGACACCGGCGATACGTGAACGACGTCGCGCGCTGGCGATCGTGGACTTCGTACAGCGTCTGCCTGCAGCGCGGACACGCCGAGCGCGCCGCCACCGGACGTGACGGGCGCCGCGTCAACCGCTCCAGCAGCTTCAGCGTGGCGCCGGGACCGAGCTGCTGACTCTCCGTGCCGTCGAACCACAGCCCTCCGCAGCCATCACACACGTCGACAGCGAGCGTACGTCCGTAGCGGCCCGACAGCCCGACCCGATCCATCGGTTGGCCACAGCCCGGACACATCGCCGTCGCCGTCATCGCGTTCCCTGTCACGCCCGGGGAATCGGCACCGCAGGCCGGTTCGATGAATCCGGTCAGCGCGGGTCAGCGAGCGAGCACGCGTCGCGCGTCGCGCACGAGCGCTTCGGCAGCATCAGGCGACACGGCAGTGGCGGTGAGATGGCCCATCTTGCGACCCGGGCGGGCCTCGGCCTTGCCATAGAGGTGCAGCTTGACGCCCGGCAGTCGCAGCGCCGACACCCAGTCGGGCTCACCGCCGCCCCACTCGTCGCCGAGCAGGTTGGCCATCGCCGCCGCAGGCGCGCGCGCGTCCGCCTCACCGAGCGGAAGGCCGCACACGGCGCGCAACTGCTGCTCGAACTGACACGTCACGTGCGCGTCGATCGTGAGGTGGCCGGAGTTGTGCGGCCGTGGTGCGAGCTCGTTGACGATCACGTCGCCGCCGGCAGTGACGAACATCTCCACGCAAAGCACGCCCACCACGTCGAGCAGCTCGCACGCGCGGCGCGCCAGGGCGACGGCGTTCGCGCGCGTGTCCGCGGACACACGCGCAGGCCACACCGAAACATCGAGGATGTGCCGGCGATGGCTGTTCTCGACGACGCCGTAGTCCACCATCACGCCGTCGACGCCGCGCGCGACGATCACCGATACCTCGCACGCGAACTCGACGACACCTTCGAGCACCGCCGGCTGACGACCGATCACCGCCCACGCGTCCGCCGCTGACGATGGGTCGTCGATGCGGACCTGGCCTTTGCCGTCGTAGCCGAAGCTTGCCGTCTTGAGGATTGCGGGCGTGCCCACACGCGCAAGGCCCGTCGTCATGTCGTCCTCGCTCTCGATCACGGCGAACGGCGCGACCGGGATGCCGGCCCCGGCGAGGAACGCCTTCTCGCGCGCACGATGCTGCGTCACATGCAGTACGTGCCCCGACGGACGCACGATCGTCCCCGCACCCAGCGCGTCGAGCGTGCATGACGGCACGTTCTCGAACTCGAACGTCACGGCCGCCACGCCGCGCGAAAACGCCACCACCGCCTCGACGTCGTCGTACGGCGCCGAGACCTCGCGATCGGACACCTGACCTGTTGGCGAATCCTGATCGGGCGAGAACGTGTGGACGCGATACCCGAGTCGTCCTGCGGCGATCGCGAACATCCGTCCGAGCTGCCCGCTGCCGAGCACGCCGATCGTGGCACCCGGGAGAATCGGGTCCATCACTCGAGCGGTTCGGAGCGGACCGTGCGGTCCTGCTCCTCGCGGAAGGCGCGCAGCCTGTCGCGCAGGTCGGGGCGCGTCACGGCGAGCATGGCGACGGCGAACAGGCCCGCGTTACGCGCGCCGGCCGTGCCGATCGCCATCGTGGCCACCGGCACGCCGCCGGGCATCTGCACGATCGACAGGAGCGAGTCGAGTCCATTCAGCGTGCGGCTCTGCACGGGCACGCCGATCACCGGCACGACCGTCTGCGCGGCCACCATCCCCGGCAGGTGCGCCGCGCCGCCGGCGCCCGCCACGATCACCTCGAGGCCGCGTGCCTGCGCGGCGTGCGCGTACTCCCGCATCAACTCGGGCGTGCGATGCGCAGACACCACGCGCGCTTCGAAGGGCACGCCGAACTGTTCGAGCACCGCGGCCGCGTGCCGCATCGTCTCCCAGTCCGACTTGCTGCCCATGATCACCCCGACCAACGGCTGCGTCTCGGACATAGCGTCGCCAGCAGTATAGCGAGGCGGTCAGCTATCGCCGTCCGCCGGATGAAATCCGGCGGCTACACTTGCATGCGATGGCCTGTCCCCGTGCTGATCGCACCGGCATCGCGGCATTCCCGGCATTCTCCCTAGGGCCGCGTGGCCAGGGCGCGGCGGGCCTCGTTGCGAATCGAGGGTGCCACGCGAACATCGGCAGCGAGGTCCCGGAGCGCCTCCGGGCGCGTGCGGGCGAGTTCGGCGGGCTGCGCGACGAGCGCGGGCAACAGCGCGACGGGCACTCCCCGCGCTTCGGCCATTTTCGTGAGAGTGACGCCGCGCGGCGTGCGCTCGAACTCCTCGATCTTCTGCCTGCATTCGGGGAACTGCGCCGCCGCGGCTCTCAGATGCTCCAGATTGGCGCGGAACACGTCGGCCGAGCCGGTCTTCTCGGCCACCGCCGCCTGCGTCTCGAGATTGCGCGCGAACGCCTCGCCGTCTCCCGACGCGAACAGCGCCATCGTCCATCTGATGCGATCCATCACGACATCGGGGAGCCGCGACGCGTAGCGACGTTCGTCTGTCACGTCCACGTACTCGGTGACCGTCGCCTGGTAAGGCACGGCTTCGAAATACAGCCGCACGCGCTTGCCCGGCACCACCTTGAACGCGAACAGGTCGCCGTTGCTCTCGCGCTCGCGCGGACTGACGGCCGTGCCGTCTTCGTACTCCGCCGTCACGCGCACCTGCCAGTCCTGCGGCGACGCCGTCTGGTGGTCGGACCCGAGCACGCG from Acidobacteriota bacterium includes these protein-coding regions:
- a CDS encoding zf-TFIIB domain-containing protein; the protein is MDRVGLSGRYGRTLAVDVCDGCGGLWFDGTESQQLGPGATLKLLERLTRRPSRPVAARSACPRCRQTLYEVHDRQRATSFTYRRCPSGHGRFITAYHFLREKHLVRELTHAEVEDVRARVRQVNCVNCGAPISLSGALACGHCRTPVSMIDPHQLERQLSTLAKAEVRDATVDPTLPIRLMQERAAAERDWAAIPDERSWIDDLLKIQESGLTQTIRTLTLRIRP
- a CDS encoding beta-lactamase family protein, producing MRCLSTKECAVKQWVVACAMVVLTPMLLFAQPSVRTGAIADDADVLAAGRLFSAWLDGQIAYRGLPGVVVGVVAGDELIWSKAFGYADLATKRPMTRDVTFRMASHSKLFTATAIMQLREDGKVRLDDPVSQHLPWFRMAPAGDDDGPVTIETLLTHSSGLQREAGDHWVSWNFPTGDELRALMADRHAAYAPQVRWKYSNLAYSVAGQVVEARSGQSWADYVRDHIFTPLGMSSSSVDKDVPGMATGYGRRMPDGSRETMPFIDARGMAAATGITSNVNDMARFVSAQFRHGARGGNRILSGGSLREMHRVRSVEETWAAGNAIGFAVTRVGDKTYVGHGGSYPGYTTHTLIHPATRVGVIVLTNAGDSDPSAIARQLMNTVGEAAGRRSAPASTVVPWDATWARFAGLYRGRFGDVHVVLLNDRLVVISPNAPTLDGPASLVPIGGGRFRYDARTGGSAIGEVVRFVEENGRVTRVYAGDGYYDRVPD
- the purE gene encoding 5-(carboxyamino)imidazole ribonucleotide mutase; the encoded protein is MSETQPLVGVIMGSKSDWETMRHAAAVLEQFGVPFEARVVSAHRTPELMREYAHAAQARGLEVIVAGAGGAAHLPGMVAAQTVVPVIGVPVQSRTLNGLDSLLSIVQMPGGVPVATMAIGTAGARNAGLFAVAMLAVTRPDLRDRLRAFREEQDRTVRSEPLE
- a CDS encoding 5-(carboxyamino)imidazole ribonucleotide synthase, yielding MDPILPGATIGVLGSGQLGRMFAIAAGRLGYRVHTFSPDQDSPTGQVSDREVSAPYDDVEAVVAFSRGVAAVTFEFENVPSCTLDALGAGTIVRPSGHVLHVTQHRAREKAFLAGAGIPVAPFAVIESEDDMTTGLARVGTPAILKTASFGYDGKGQVRIDDPSSAADAWAVIGRQPAVLEGVVEFACEVSVIVARGVDGVMVDYGVVENSHRRHILDVSVWPARVSADTRANAVALARRACELLDVVGVLCVEMFVTAGGDVIVNELAPRPHNSGHLTIDAHVTCQFEQQLRAVCGLPLGEADARAPAAAMANLLGDEWGGGEPDWVSALRLPGVKLHLYGKAEARPGRKMGHLTATAVSPDAAEALVRDARRVLAR
- a CDS encoding class I SAM-dependent methyltransferase → MRESHADMTAMVDTYQRRARWWHRLLRPPLPLVPNPHERGLPVDAAARCLMLGGAGQTAARNFVNVDIAPVTGVDVVADGARLPFADATFDMIESDAVLEHVPDPAVVIGELRRVLRPGGLIHVVVPFNHPFHAYPNDYHRWTLVALQQDLAPLEILDAGVRTGPAATWLLYTLTFIKVIVPGTPGKALGAIAGWILWPIRYVDLFLYGTNRAHILANSIYVLARKPI
- a CDS encoding amidohydrolase/deacetylase family metallohydrolase encodes the protein MLLEGGHVIDARNGIDGVMDVAIADGRIAAVRQGIDPASAKQVVDVSGLYVTPGLIDIHVHVFATTGVRGAWAGDNSVLPDGFSFRTGVTTMVDAGSSGWRNFEDFRRTVIDRARTRVLAMLNIAGLGMLTDIPEQNVLDMDAAATADMAGRHRDVVVGIKSAHYMGPEWVSVDRAVEAGTKAGVPVMVDFGYFREERPYHQLVTSRLRPGDISTHMFRGPVPYMGADGHVLPYLKQARARGVLFDVGHGGGSFVFRTMVPAVKDGFYPDTISTDLHTGSMNGAMMDMLTTMSKFLVAGMPLQAVVKASTDAPARAIKRLELGHLTVGAEADVAVLRVVEGRFGYADAARGTIHGNQRLACELTLRAGRVVWDYNARTGTAYERLPPTYGVRPVDKVIVPH
- a CDS encoding class I SAM-dependent methyltransferase, translating into MQRLLHRLGGLVKVQWARLRGRPVTDEYETRAPSPQHALDLYAGEWASYLPAPHDSYVAGHTPLFHDARLEWAIARMGGVEGANVLELGPLEGGHTWLLEQRGAARITAIEANRRAFLKCLVMKEVVGTARAHFLLGDFMAYLRESPDAHFDVGVASGVLYHMAEPVELLARLARTCDTLFIWTHYFDAAHVSLQSALAARFRAPESRTYDGFVHTVHPHWYQAARFTPGFCGSGETHTRWMTRDDIVDALRHFGHPYVDIGLEEPGHQYGPAMGIVSSRTPLAG